The sequence AGCTTCCAGCCGAACTGGATTTCACCGGCATGTTCCACGGCGTAGACGAACGCGTGCCGGTGGACTCGATCAAGTTCGGAGTCAGAGTCCTGCACAAACTCTTGCAGGAATACTAGAACCCACAGTTGGCGCAGCCAACCTATTGAATATTCAGGAGCAGAACCCTTGTCCATTGAATCAGTGCTGACCGATCAGCTGCTTGAACGCTTCCGCACCCGTGCGGCCGGATATGACCAGGAAAACACCTTCGCAATCGAAGATTTCAAGGAACTGGTGGAACTGGGCTATCTCAAGGCATTGGTTCCGGTAGAGCGCGGGGGACTGGGCTGGGACTTTCAAATGCTGGCCCTGGCCCAACGCCGACTGGCTACCGCGGCACCCGGCACGGCTCTGGCCATCAACATGCACCAGGTGTGGGCCGGCGTGGCCTACCTGCTGAACGCACGCGCAGATGATCGCCTGAACATGGTCACCGATTGGATTGCCGACGGGGAAGTCATGGCCTTTGGCATCTCGGAACCGGGCAATGACGCGGTACTCTTCGACTCGAAGACCAAGGCGCGCACCGCCGATGACGGGTCGGTGGCATTTGACGGGGTGAAGATCTTCACCTCGCTGGCCCCGGCATTCACTCGCTTGGGAGTTTTCGGCAAAGACGAGGCAACCGGGGAACTGGTCCACGGATTTGTTGCCAAGGGCCCCGGAGTGAATTCACTGAACGACTGGAATACCTTGGGCATGCGGGCCAGCCAGTCCCACACCACCAAATTGGAAAATGCTGTGGCGCCGAGCCAGTGGGTGCATTCGCGGCTGCCGGTGGGGCCGAATGCCGATCCGCTGATTTTTGGAATCTTTGCCTCATTCCTGACCCTGACTGCCAGCGTCTATGTGGGTATCGCCGATCGCGCGGTCACCTTGGGCCAAGAAGCCTTGAATAAGCGGGTGCATCACGACGGCAGCAAGTATTCGCAGGATATCCGCGCCCGCGGGCTGCTGGCCGAATCGGCGATGCGCCTTTTGACCTTGGATGCCTTGCAGCGTTCGGTCGCCGGGGATTTGGAAGCAAAGGTTGATCACCAGAGCGCCTGGTTCCCCAAGCTGGTCACCTTGCGCACCGTGGCAGGGGATACCGCGCGGGAGAACATCCAGAGCGCAGGGCAGCTGCTGGGCGGCGGGGGATACTTCCGCGGCTCGGAATTCGAACGGCTCTACCGTGACGTTCAAGCCAGCTGGTACCACCCATCCAACGCCGCGTCGGCCGCGAACACCATCGCGTCCTGGCTGGTTGGTCCGCTGGAAAGCTAAGCTCAGGTGCCCAGGGTGCTGCGGATTCGCATCACCCTGCGGCGCAACCAGTACTTGTAGGCGCCGCCTTCGTAGCGGCAGGTGCGCATCAGCTCCCATTTGCCGTTATCGGCATGCTCGCGCAAGGCGGCGCGAGCCAGGTGCTTGGGCTCGCCGGGGAAGGACGTGATGACCAGATATTCGAAGCGCTGGTCATCTTCATGATGCAGGGCTGGCTTAATTCTTTCTTCGAGCATCTTGCCCCCTATCTAAAGAACGCGGTGCGTTGTAGCCTCAAGCTATGAGTACTGAACCGAGTTTTGCACTGCAAGCCCTTATTGCCCGCCTTGAGCAGCATCTTGCAATTGTGTCGCAGAGCCGCGGGGCTGGTGAAGCATCCATCGATGCAGCTTTTGGTGCGCTGGCTGATGCCTTCGAAGACTATGAAGATGCCCTCTACGATCAGTATTCCGAGCTTTTGCCTTTCACCATACCCTCGGATGACGAGTGAGTACGACCACGGAGTGAATTTTGCAGATTCCGTGTTTCTGAGTCCCGATAGTCGCCTAGGGTGAAGTAATGTCGAGGGGTGAATTGGTTTGAAGCAGCTTTCCTGGGATTGATCCAAGGCCTGACCGAGTTCCTCCCGATCTCGTCCTCAGCCCACTTGCGAATCGTTGGCGAACTCCTGCCCAACGCCCAAGACCCCGGCGCGGCATTTACCGCCATTACCCAGCTGGGTACCGAAACCGCAGTGATCGTCTTCTTCTGGCGTGACATCGTGCGGATCATCGGCGCCTGGTGCAAGGCATTGGTCGGCAAGATCCCGCATTCGGACCCC comes from Glutamicibacter arilaitensis Re117 and encodes:
- a CDS encoding acyl-CoA dehydrogenase family protein, with the translated sequence MSIESVLTDQLLERFRTRAAGYDQENTFAIEDFKELVELGYLKALVPVERGGLGWDFQMLALAQRRLATAAPGTALAINMHQVWAGVAYLLNARADDRLNMVTDWIADGEVMAFGISEPGNDAVLFDSKTKARTADDGSVAFDGVKIFTSLAPAFTRLGVFGKDEATGELVHGFVAKGPGVNSLNDWNTLGMRASQSHTTKLENAVAPSQWVHSRLPVGPNADPLIFGIFASFLTLTASVYVGIADRAVTLGQEALNKRVHHDGSKYSQDIRARGLLAESAMRLLTLDALQRSVAGDLEAKVDHQSAWFPKLVTLRTVAGDTARENIQSAGQLLGGGGYFRGSEFERLYRDVQASWYHPSNAASAANTIASWLVGPLES
- a CDS encoding DUF5703 family protein, with the protein product MLEERIKPALHHEDDQRFEYLVITSFPGEPKHLARAALREHADNGKWELMRTCRYEGGAYKYWLRRRVMRIRSTLGT